The following coding sequences lie in one Maribacter forsetii DSM 18668 genomic window:
- the arsS gene encoding arsenosugar biosynthesis radical SAM (seleno)protein ArsS (Some members of this family are selenoproteins.): MATKSLKAKGNDLAVSNKQLEILNGGIFADGELPYFKDKIADIGHFPLRPKKLEILQINVGYMCNQVCEHCHVDAGPDRKEIMTRETMQQCLEVIKNTGAHTLDLTGGAPEMNPDFEWFVEEAAKAGIKDFIVRSNLTIIRANKKYYHLPDFFKKHNVHVISSMPHYTRGKTDKQRGDGVFDKSIKALQELNERGYGMPGSDLRLDLVYNPSGAYLPGDQAAMEKDFKKALKEDFDIQFHNLFAITNLPIARFLDYLIASENYEDYMYALVEAYNPSAVANVMCTNTISISWDGWLYDCDFNQMLDLKVASKVKHIKDYNEDLLNDRNIIISQHCYGCTAGAGSSCQGTVA, translated from the coding sequence ATGGCTACAAAATCATTAAAAGCGAAAGGGAACGATTTAGCGGTTTCCAACAAGCAGTTAGAAATATTGAACGGAGGCATATTTGCTGATGGCGAGCTTCCTTATTTTAAAGATAAAATTGCAGACATAGGGCATTTTCCTTTACGCCCAAAAAAGCTGGAAATCTTACAAATTAACGTAGGTTACATGTGTAATCAGGTTTGTGAGCATTGCCACGTAGATGCTGGTCCTGATCGTAAAGAGATTATGACCCGTGAAACTATGCAGCAATGTTTAGAGGTGATTAAAAATACAGGTGCGCATACCTTAGATTTAACCGGTGGTGCACCAGAAATGAATCCTGATTTTGAATGGTTTGTAGAAGAAGCTGCCAAAGCCGGAATCAAAGATTTTATAGTTCGTTCTAACTTGACGATAATAAGAGCAAATAAGAAATACTATCACCTACCGGATTTCTTTAAAAAACACAACGTCCATGTTATTTCTTCAATGCCACACTATACCCGTGGAAAAACGGATAAGCAAAGAGGAGACGGAGTTTTTGACAAATCGATAAAGGCATTACAAGAATTGAACGAAAGAGGGTATGGCATGCCAGGTAGCGATTTACGATTGGATTTAGTATATAATCCATCTGGAGCGTATTTGCCGGGAGATCAGGCTGCGATGGAGAAGGATTTCAAAAAAGCCTTAAAAGAAGATTTTGATATTCAGTTCCATAACCTTTTTGCCATTACCAATTTACCTATTGCACGTTTCTTGGACTACTTGATAGCATCGGAGAATTACGAAGATTACATGTATGCATTAGTGGAAGCTTATAATCCGTCTGCAGTAGCAAACGTAATGTGTACCAATACCATTTCCATAAGTTGGGATGGTTGGTTGTACGATTGTGACTTTAACCAAATGTTAGATTTAAAAGTAGCCAGTAAGGTAAAACATATTAAAGATTATAATGAGGACTTATTGAACGATAGAAACATCATTATATCCCAACACTGTTATGGCTGTACAGCAGGCGCCGGTAGTAGCTGCCAAGGTACCGTTGCATAA
- a CDS encoding SusD/RagB family nutrient-binding outer membrane lipoprotein has product MKHIYSILVLLLVIGCTKDFEEINTNTNDPVTVQPSLLLRQVIYDYGEQMSYEGFTAGNLLGQYSTALDFNLFDRHDLKSPQLGGNPWPIFYQNLRDNEIILNLSQENAAYAVYEGPARIMKAYMAAGLTDLFGDVPYSEAFQGDTETVTPSYDTQESIYMDEGGIFDNLDKGILAIQNYSGTIALEGDILFNGDLDGWIRFANSLKIKYLMRVSSKIDVASQLQAIVAEGNFIDDNSANAIFNFTDGEPNSFRLAQLRVGDFNNYVLSETMDEILTNLNDPRIARLYQPFANSTDGGYNGLLNGIDASAGVSLADYSLLGTIFRENTGLLDANFMSSMETHFLLAEAAQQGLISADTEPLYNTGVTQAFEYWQVELPEDYLSVDAALNNGDPLENIITQKWIANSINGYEGWVEYRRTGFPQLKTISASLNNDLIPIRMPYPAEEEALNNANYTAASNNTEGNSINVAVWWDEQ; this is encoded by the coding sequence ATGAAACATATATATAGCATTCTAGTCTTATTGTTGGTCATTGGCTGCACAAAAGACTTTGAAGAAATTAATACAAACACCAACGATCCCGTTACCGTACAACCTAGTCTTTTGTTAAGACAGGTAATTTATGACTATGGGGAGCAAATGTCATATGAAGGTTTTACTGCAGGTAATCTGTTGGGCCAATATAGTACCGCTCTAGACTTTAACTTATTTGACCGTCATGATTTAAAATCTCCGCAATTAGGTGGAAACCCATGGCCTATATTCTATCAGAATTTACGAGACAATGAAATTATATTGAATTTGTCTCAAGAGAATGCGGCGTATGCTGTGTATGAAGGGCCAGCAAGAATTATGAAAGCGTATATGGCAGCTGGTTTAACAGATTTATTCGGTGATGTCCCGTATTCAGAAGCATTTCAAGGAGATACAGAAACTGTTACTCCGTCCTATGACACTCAGGAGTCAATTTATATGGATGAAGGAGGAATATTTGATAATCTTGATAAGGGAATTTTAGCCATTCAGAATTATTCAGGTACCATAGCTTTAGAGGGAGACATTCTCTTTAATGGTGATTTAGACGGATGGATACGTTTTGCAAATTCCTTGAAAATTAAATATCTAATGCGAGTTTCAAGCAAAATAGATGTGGCCTCACAACTACAAGCAATTGTCGCAGAAGGCAATTTTATAGATGATAATAGCGCAAATGCCATTTTCAACTTTACCGATGGCGAACCAAATAGTTTTAGGTTGGCACAACTTAGGGTCGGCGATTTTAATAATTATGTGCTTTCTGAAACGATGGATGAAATTCTAACCAACTTAAACGATCCACGAATTGCACGCTTATACCAACCTTTTGCCAATAGTACAGATGGCGGTTATAACGGACTATTAAATGGAATCGATGCCTCTGCCGGAGTATCGTTAGCTGATTACTCTTTATTGGGTACTATTTTCAGAGAGAATACAGGGCTTTTAGATGCTAATTTTATGTCCAGCATGGAAACTCACTTTCTATTAGCTGAAGCTGCACAACAAGGGCTTATTTCCGCCGACACGGAACCCCTTTACAATACGGGGGTAACTCAAGCTTTTGAATACTGGCAAGTGGAGCTTCCTGAAGATTATTTATCTGTTGACGCAGCGTTAAATAATGGCGACCCTTTAGAGAATATCATTACTCAAAAATGGATTGCAAATAGCATAAACGGTTATGAAGGTTGGGTAGAATATAGAAGGACAGGTTTTCCGCAATTGAAAACAATTTCTGCTAGTTTGAACAATGATTTGATTCCCATACGCATGCCTTACCCTGCTGAGGAAGAAGCTTTAAATAATGCCAATTATACCGCAGCTTCAAATAACACGGAAGGCAATAGTATTAATGTTGCAGTTTGGTGGGATGAGCAATAG
- a CDS encoding glycosyltransferase family 9 protein, with protein sequence MVTNNPKHILVIRLSAMGDVAMTVPVILGIINKYPGVKITVLTKPFTAPFFAGIPNVRVYNADVKGKHKGVLGLWKLYKELKPLHIDAVADIHNVLRSTILKQYFKLSSIPFIQIDKGRVAKKELVNPQRSSFIPLKTTFERYAEVFGKLGYPIAKSEMETLQKRAIPENVSYLKDNKARPLIGIAPFAAFSGKMYPHELMEEVLFSLNSSNNYQIVLFGGGEKEIEVLSKWDAQFNNCHNAAGKLSFSDELSLISNLQLMLAMDSGNAHLAAMFGVPTVTIWGVTHPYAGFSPFNQPEHFALLSDRKKYPAIPTSIYGNKYPDGYDKSMETIRPETIVQKIREVLSI encoded by the coding sequence GTGGTAACAAATAACCCTAAACATATTCTGGTTATAAGATTATCCGCTATGGGTGATGTGGCTATGACCGTTCCTGTTATTTTGGGTATCATTAATAAATATCCTGGAGTAAAAATTACCGTTTTAACCAAACCTTTTACTGCGCCATTTTTTGCTGGCATACCTAATGTAAGGGTATATAATGCCGATGTAAAAGGAAAACATAAAGGTGTTTTAGGACTTTGGAAATTATACAAAGAATTAAAACCCTTGCATATTGATGCAGTTGCAGATATTCACAATGTACTGCGAAGTACAATTTTAAAACAGTACTTTAAACTTTCTTCGATTCCATTTATCCAAATTGATAAGGGTAGGGTTGCAAAAAAGGAATTGGTTAATCCTCAGAGATCATCTTTTATCCCTTTAAAAACCACTTTTGAGCGCTATGCTGAGGTGTTCGGTAAGTTGGGCTACCCAATTGCTAAATCAGAGATGGAAACCTTGCAAAAAAGAGCTATCCCTGAAAATGTGTCGTATTTAAAAGATAACAAGGCAAGACCTCTAATTGGTATTGCCCCTTTTGCCGCTTTTAGCGGAAAAATGTATCCACATGAGCTGATGGAAGAAGTGCTATTCTCATTAAATTCTTCCAATAACTATCAAATCGTATTGTTTGGCGGAGGAGAGAAGGAAATAGAAGTTTTGAGCAAATGGGATGCTCAGTTCAACAATTGCCATAATGCAGCAGGCAAATTGTCATTTTCAGACGAATTGAGCTTAATATCTAATCTTCAGTTAATGTTAGCGATGGATAGTGGGAATGCCCATTTAGCTGCAATGTTTGGTGTGCCAACCGTAACAATATGGGGCGTTACACATCCGTATGCAGGTTTTTCGCCTTTTAATCAGCCAGAGCATTTCGCACTTTTATCGGACAGGAAAAAATATCCTGCCATTCCCACCTCAATTTATGGAAATAAATACCCGGATGGATATGATAAGTCTATGGAAACTATCCGACCGGAAACTATCGTCCAGAAAATAAGGGAAGTTTTAAGTATTTAA
- a CDS encoding TetR/AcrR family transcriptional regulator produces MNKSLKRMATMQRLQNTGLELFYAQGYYDTSVDDILKKLNLSKGAFYYHFDSKEDFFVQIIQNLLARKVYSMLIEPIEGHDNPLTLITKCFDDAMETAVHNEMDYGFILSNFLSEFNGKNDVIMKHLNEIVTVWEVNLVTTLQKGKFNGYLDRHVDCEAAATFLMSSYFGVRTLMTSSAPAAKKYRFMSQLRQYFKSIEAKPVNS; encoded by the coding sequence ATGAACAAGAGTTTAAAGCGCATGGCTACCATGCAACGTTTACAGAACACAGGGTTAGAATTGTTTTATGCCCAAGGGTATTATGACACTAGCGTAGATGATATTCTTAAAAAACTAAACCTTTCTAAAGGGGCTTTTTATTATCATTTTGATTCTAAAGAAGACTTCTTTGTTCAAATTATACAGAACTTATTGGCTCGTAAAGTATACAGCATGTTAATTGAACCTATTGAAGGCCACGATAATCCTTTAACTTTAATTACCAAATGTTTTGACGATGCTATGGAAACCGCTGTTCATAACGAAATGGACTATGGTTTTATTCTTAGCAACTTCTTATCTGAATTTAACGGAAAGAACGATGTAATCATGAAGCATTTAAATGAAATTGTAACGGTATGGGAAGTAAACTTGGTAACCACTTTACAGAAAGGAAAATTTAATGGATACCTAGATAGACATGTCGATTGTGAAGCTGCCGCCACTTTTTTAATGAGTTCATATTTCGGAGTACGTACATTAATGACCAGTTCAGCACCAGCTGCCAAAAAATACAGATTCATGTCTCAGCTACGTCAATACTTTAAAAGTATAGAAGCCAAGCCTGTTAATTCTTAA
- a CDS encoding sodium:solute symporter family transporter, with amino-acid sequence MTEVQIWQWGLVITSSLMLFFLSPWAKDTNQFFKAVQKKKAPNTFMLMGSLIISWIFAKSITNAANLGLDFGIVGGVAYAGYYLSFAVAGIVIYKMRLHGKYTSIHDFLSSKFGKTAVTVFSILIAFRLFNEVWSNTMVIGSYFGDMGTSSYYWSILIFTALTLSYVLKGGMSSSIFTDVVQMGLFSVLLAVILFTIFGNDNAIDTTEVLNSGVWSFETGLNLLFAALLQSFSYPFHDPVLTDRGFISSPKVTLKSFLWASVLGAICIVLFSIIGVYAQSQGMQGQAAVQVGKAFGTMILLVINFIMITSAASTLDSTFSSFSKLLALDLNLGNTVKFGRWSMVAVAVLGTVPVFLDAEILSATTISGTMVIGLTPVFLFWKGSAPKISFHLSVFCGLLFGFLLIFNWFPDSLIFTTGKYANLLWINFWGILCCLFVYMIPTWIKK; translated from the coding sequence ATGACTGAGGTACAAATTTGGCAATGGGGATTGGTGATCACATCTAGTTTGATGCTGTTCTTTCTTTCTCCATGGGCAAAAGATACCAATCAGTTTTTTAAAGCCGTTCAAAAGAAGAAAGCACCCAACACATTTATGCTAATGGGTAGTTTGATCATTTCTTGGATATTCGCCAAGAGTATAACCAATGCCGCAAATTTAGGATTGGATTTCGGTATTGTTGGTGGTGTAGCCTATGCAGGCTATTATTTATCATTTGCCGTGGCAGGTATCGTCATTTATAAAATGAGGCTGCATGGTAAGTATACTAGCATACATGATTTTTTATCCTCTAAATTTGGCAAAACTGCGGTAACTGTTTTTTCCATTCTTATTGCATTTCGTTTGTTCAATGAAGTATGGAGCAACACTATGGTTATTGGTTCTTACTTTGGTGATATGGGTACGAGCTCATACTATTGGTCCATTTTAATATTTACGGCACTAACTTTGTCCTATGTATTGAAAGGTGGTATGAGCAGCTCTATTTTTACCGATGTTGTCCAAATGGGACTTTTTTCAGTGTTATTAGCGGTAATATTGTTCACTATTTTTGGAAATGACAATGCAATAGATACTACAGAAGTACTTAATTCTGGGGTTTGGTCTTTTGAAACTGGACTAAATTTATTGTTTGCTGCCTTGCTACAATCTTTCAGTTATCCCTTTCATGATCCTGTATTAACAGATAGAGGTTTTATTAGTAGTCCGAAAGTAACATTGAAAAGCTTTTTATGGGCAAGTGTACTTGGAGCTATTTGCATTGTTCTATTCAGCATTATAGGTGTTTATGCCCAATCTCAAGGTATGCAAGGTCAAGCGGCTGTTCAAGTTGGTAAGGCTTTTGGAACAATGATTTTACTGGTCATCAACTTCATCATGATCACATCCGCAGCATCCACATTAGATTCTACATTTTCATCATTTTCCAAATTATTGGCTCTTGACCTAAACCTTGGAAACACGGTTAAATTCGGTCGGTGGTCTATGGTAGCTGTTGCGGTTTTGGGTACGGTTCCGGTCTTTTTAGATGCTGAAATATTATCTGCCACCACCATTAGCGGAACTATGGTCATCGGTTTAACCCCCGTTTTTTTATTTTGGAAAGGTAGTGCTCCTAAAATCAGTTTTCATTTAAGTGTTTTCTGTGGATTGTTATTCGGTTTTTTATTGATTTTCAATTGGTTTCCAGATAGCTTAATATTTACCACTGGCAAGTATGCCAATTTATTATGGATTAATTTTTGGGGCATTTTATGTTGCCTATTCGTTTATATGATACCTACATGGATAAAGAAATAA
- a CDS encoding arsenosugar biosynthesis-associated peroxidase-like protein has protein sequence MANTYYDPADLRKFGKITEWSEELGTKFFDYYGKVFEEGALSAREKSLIALAVSHVVKCPYCIDAYTKDGLQKGITKEEMMEAVHVGAAIESGATLVHGVQMMNKYNKLSM, from the coding sequence ATGGCAAATACGTACTACGATCCAGCAGATTTAAGAAAATTCGGAAAAATTACAGAGTGGAGTGAAGAGCTTGGAACTAAATTTTTTGATTATTATGGTAAAGTTTTCGAAGAAGGCGCACTAAGCGCTAGAGAAAAATCTCTAATTGCGTTAGCAGTGTCTCATGTAGTAAAGTGTCCGTATTGCATAGATGCGTATACCAAAGACGGTTTGCAAAAAGGAATTACGAAAGAAGAAATGATGGAAGCCGTTCATGTAGGTGCTGCCATAGAAAGCGGTGCAACATTGGTTCATGGTGTACAAATGATGAATAAGTACAATAAATTGTCAATGTAA